One Drosophila subpulchrella strain 33 F10 #4 breed RU33 chromosome 2R, RU_Dsub_v1.1 Primary Assembly, whole genome shotgun sequence genomic window, TGTCAGTGACGTCTTATGGGTGAAAGATAGTGGCTGGGGTACATcatgattaaaaataaaataaaacgagAAAGTACTGGAGGATAACAATACGTTTTACTCTTTATTACAGTTCAATGTCGCACTTTATCGGCCGCTGTGGCGAATCCCCAACCCAAACAGAGAAACGGACAGAATATAGTCTTGGTCGATGGAGTTCGTACACCTTTCCTGACCTCAGGAACCTCCTACTCCAAGTTGATGCCCCATGAACTGGCCAGGCACTCGCTTTTGTGGGTTTCTTATACCATTATATACAAAATAGTTTACCATATTGTAACCCAACTCCAATCAACAGGTCGTTGCTGCAAAAGAACCGCTTGGACAAGGAGCTCATCGACTATATTGTCTATGGCAGCGTTATCCAGGAGGTCAAGACCTCCAACATTGCCAGGGAGGCAGCCTTGGCGGCTGGTTTCAGCAACAAGACACCCGCCCACACCGTCACCATGGCGTGCATCAGTTCCAATGCGGTAATACTATCCCAAGCTGTTCCTATTAGTATGCATCTATATCCCAAACATTACAGGCCATCACCACGGGAATGGGTCTCATTGCCACCAATACTTACGATGTGATCGTGGCCGGCGGCGTGGAGTTCATGTCGGATGTGCCCATCCGTCACTCGCGCAAGATGCGCTCCTTGCTCTTGAGAGCCAACAAGGCTAAGACCCTGGGTCAGCGATTGTCCCTGCTTGCCACATTCAGACCTGATTTTCTGGCCCCCGAACTGCCCGCCGTTGCGGAGTTCTCCTCCGGTGAGACCATGGGTCACTCGGCGGATCGCCTGGCCTCCGCATTTAACGTTTCCCGCAGCGAACAGGATGAGTATGCCCTGCGCTCCCACACACTGGCCAAGGAGGCTCAAGAGAAGGGATACTTCACCGACCTGGTGCCGTTCAAGGTCTCTGGCGTGGACCAGATTGTGGACAAGGACAACGGCATCCGTGTGTCTAGCCCCGAGAGCCTGGCCAAGCTGAGACCCGCCTTTGTGAAGCCCTACGGCACTGTGACTGCAGCTAACGCCTCCTTCTTAACGGACGGCGCCTCCGCTTGTCTGATCATGACAGAGGAGAAAGCAAAGCAGTTGGGTCTGAAACCCAAGGCATATCTGCGCGACTTCCTGTACGTGTCCCAGGATCCCGTCAACCAGCTGTTGCTGGGACCTGCCTACGGAATTCCCAAGCTACTTAAGAAGTCTGGTCTCAGCCTGAAGGATATCGACTCGTGGGAGATCCACGAGGCATTCGCTGGACAGATCGTCGCCAATCTGAAGGCCTTGGACTCCGACTGGTTCTGCAAGACATACTTGGGCCTGAACGAGAAGGTCGGCAGCCCCGATCTGTCCAAGTGGAACAACTGGGGCGGCTCTCTGTCCATTGGCCACCCCTTCGCGGCCACCGGCGTCCGCCTCTGCATGCACACGGCCAACCGCCTGGTTCGCGAGGACGGCAAACTGGGAGTGGTCGCCGCCTGTGCAGCTGGAGGGCAGGGCGTGGCCATGCTCATCGAGCGCTATCCGGGCGCCACAGCCGACTGAAAACACAATTGAATCGACAAGGAGGAGAGTGCAGTTTGACTGCCAGATTGCTAGCTTTTATACACTTTACAACTATGCCTATACGAATAAAGAAATCTGAATTTTATAAAACAGTTTAATTCCTAACGAAGCACCAGCCTTTCAAACAAGCATTAGATGTAGCTAAGTAATCCTATTCGGTCTCGTAGAGCTCCTTCTTCCGCAGTTTCGCCTGCAGAATGTCGTTCTCGTTGTAGGTGAGGTGCAAGGGAGGTATCAGGGCGCATGCCACCATTCGGTTCTCGGCATTCAGGAAGTTAAAGGTGGCACAGGCCTATGGGAAGTAGTTTTTATCAAAAAGGATCTTATAAGTGGGCAGTGGTACTCACCTGCTCTGTGCGAAGGACCTCAACGTTTATCTTGTACTTCTTCATGAATTCTATGATCCTTTTGGAAAGAGCTGGCGGCGGTGCTTGGTCGCCAATGCCTATGATAAGGACGTCGATTTTTGGTTCCAGGGTGGGAAAGAGACTGAGACTCTCCTCGTTGATGTCCTCGAAGCTGTTTACGTTCCAGGACAGAACCGATCTGGAAGTATCGAAATTTATTGTAAATAAGAAGATAATGGATTTTTGAAATATGGAAGTGTTTATGGGTAATATGAAAGTCTCGTAACGCGCTTTCTTGAAACATTTTTGCTATTTGATTAGATTACGCTGTTTAAGTttcgaaaagaaaacaaataaaccgttacaaaatatttttgagaTATAAcgaaacatttttcaaaatgttCAAACTTaagtaatatatttattaaaatatttttaagattatgTTAATCACCCAAACAATTAATCTATTTTCCTTAGCATTATACGCAGCCTTTGGTTGATTTTACGTTACTAAACATTgtataaagaattttaaatgaaaattaaatacatatCTTAGGTTTCTGTCATAAACTTTCTGATAAAGGATCCGAACTCTAATGTTTGTTTTGAAAACCATAAGGATGCGAAATGCCACAGCATAAATCACATGCAATTGTTTACATAATTGGGCCACCCGTTGCAGAGGCCCATGGTACAAACCTGGGAAAAACGGATATGGGTCCTATGAGGACCATGTCGTTGTTGAGCCTGAATCCGTACTGGCTGTACCCGGTGACCATGAGTCCCAGATCCGTCTCGGTGTTGAAAATAGTGACTTTTGTTTTCCCATCGTGGTCGTAGGCCTTGCTGAAGTTTGCCGGAAAGGCGTGAAATGGGCGGCACACGGTGCTGCTCGGCAGCATCAGGTGGCGACCTTGCCGACCCACGGCCCTCAGGGTCctcgcaatcatggtcttgtgttataaaagtaatgaacAGCTATTACaacaatttaaaactaacaAAATAGACTGAAATTGAAAAGTTTATCAGACCAGCGTGACCGGACCTGTAGAATTTGGTGAAACCAAAATGTTATCGATAGTTCGGCCAACCATCTCTACCAAACGATAGATCGCGCTGCATTGGCCACTCTTCGGCTattaatttacaaaatttacgAACAATTAACATAAACTTTTACATTTACCTGTGTGTTTTAGCAATTACTCTATATATTAATGTGCTGTTGTTGACTACGTCTAAGTGCCACAGTGTCCGCTGGTTGAAGCCCCAACAGGTTGCTCGAAATTCGTAGAAATCAGAGTGATAAACACTAGAATGTTTTGATACAGTGTATATTCGTGTGCAATGATTCAGCAAGGCGGTGAGTGGAGGGCCATAAACTAAACATAAACTGCAATTGCCCCAGTTATCAGGTTTCGATCGGTAATTCTGGGCTTATAAATAGATGATAATACCATATGCCCACTTATCTTACGGTCGCCAGCACACATATGTACACATGTACGTACACCTGATTGATTGGTGCGTGCACGCACACACATGCAGCCAATTAGAAGCCCCGTTAATCATCATTGGCACTTAAAAGGTTACTAATAGAGGGTTTAATTCCTAGCGCCTAGCTAAAAGCTACCGCAAATACCTTGAGATAGTACGTAGATTTAGATAGTGTGCGGGTGGGGTGCTTGTGGCTGTGTATGTATGCCCAAGTGGGCCGATTTAGTCATCCAATATAGACCATATTGATATGTTTTCACTCTTTCGTCATTGCAGTCGCTCCCTGAAATCCCCCCGATAAGAATGTATTGCTAAACGTTAGAGGTGTCAACATGACTATATTTTTAGTGAAATTTCAAGAACTAAATTaaggaattaaaaaaaatgtatgtaatctgtatttattttataaaggGTTTTCCTAatattatcattatttttaagCGCATCTTGctaattatttttcaaatacTAAAACTGATACATTTCTACCTTTTGCTATTCCAGTCGCTCCCTGAAAACACCTGGATAAGAATTTAGTGTTAAACTCTACCTCAAAGTGTCACCATGATCGGGCCAAGTTCGCAGATCAGCAAGATCCTGCTCACCCTGCTGTTCCTGCTGATCATCTTCTACGTTTTCATGGACGTGGAGCTCTACCTGCGCATCCACAACTATGCCATCGATAGGAATTACCACACGAATGTCTCCCTGCCCAATAACGCCGCGGGAGGACAGTCCACCTCGGAATCCGGAtccggcagcagcagcagcactaCGAAACTCCCCACCGCCGCCGACAGGCAGCCGTCCTACGAGGACCACACCTGGATATCCTGTGATATAAACCCGCTGTGTCATATCACTGTGAAGGCCATTTTGTTGGACCACACCAACCATTATCTATTCGCCCCGCTGGCCACCATGTTTGACAACGTGATTGGTTTCTCGCGCTCCACCTTCATCACGCCCAACATGATATCGTTTTTCCACGTGGGCGTGGCCTGTCTGGCGGGAAAGCTGGTAGCTTCAGACAGCCTGGGCTACCGGCGCCTGGGCGTGCTGCTCTTCCAGATCCGCACCTTCCTGGACGACCTGGACGGGCATGTGGCGCGCGTAAGAAAGCACATACGCGGCGAGCGCTCGGAGATCGGTACATCCGGCTACTATGTGGATGGACTGTGCGACGGACTAGGCTGC contains:
- the LOC119549701 gene encoding trifunctional enzyme subunit beta, mitochondrial, giving the protein MSLQNVCRKGNAFNLLNVSRKVQCRTLSAAVANPQPKQRNGQNIVLVDGVRTPFLTSGTSYSKLMPHELARHSLLSLLQKNRLDKELIDYIVYGSVIQEVKTSNIAREAALAAGFSNKTPAHTVTMACISSNAAITTGMGLIATNTYDVIVAGGVEFMSDVPIRHSRKMRSLLLRANKAKTLGQRLSLLATFRPDFLAPELPAVAEFSSGETMGHSADRLASAFNVSRSEQDEYALRSHTLAKEAQEKGYFTDLVPFKVSGVDQIVDKDNGIRVSSPESLAKLRPAFVKPYGTVTAANASFLTDGASACLIMTEEKAKQLGLKPKAYLRDFLYVSQDPVNQLLLGPAYGIPKLLKKSGLSLKDIDSWEIHEAFAGQIVANLKALDSDWFCKTYLGLNEKVGSPDLSKWNNWGGSLSIGHPFAATGVRLCMHTANRLVREDGKLGVVAACAAGGQGVAMLIERYPGATAD
- the LOC119549702 gene encoding NADH dehydrogenase [ubiquinone] 1 alpha subcomplex assembly factor 3 — encoded protein: MIARTLRAVGRQGRHLMLPSSTVCRPFHAFPANFSKAYDHDGKTKVTIFNTETDLGLMVTGYSQYGFRLNNDMVLIGPISVFPRSVLSWNVNSFEDINEESLSLFPTLEPKIDVLIIGIGDQAPPPALSKRIIEFMKKYKINVEVLRTEQACATFNFLNAENRMVACALIPPLHLTYNENDILQAKLRKKELYETE
- the LOC119551673 gene encoding ceramide phosphoethanolamine synthase, with translation MIGPSSQISKILLTLLFLLIIFYVFMDVELYLRIHNYAIDRNYHTNVSLPNNAAGGQSTSESGSGSSSSTTKLPTAADRQPSYEDHTWISCDINPLCHITVKAILLDHTNHYLFAPLATMFDNVIGFSRSTFITPNMISFFHVGVACLAGKLVASDSLGYRRLGVLLFQIRTFLDDLDGHVARVRKHIRGERSEIGTSGYYVDGLCDGLGCIALLLGIFFYLKNNPPRRGYSIIPMSDSKLPEPTMMIPKMKATTRKVAKNVISFTGQLLLSSTAWNRYIAVYQNMLEREDVSPSQSHCQDYIFKSTWFFCVAWTWRIVNVHALLHCVLLSIFCDKLWDFLRAIRYSGYIILLVAICLTEMHILEAQNYIFNSTACSNISL